In Pueribacillus theae, the following proteins share a genomic window:
- a CDS encoding VOC family protein, translated as MMVNKPIRDCFHTVTPYLIVQGADKLIDFLIKAFEARELNRTTDSDGFIRHAEVKLGDSIIECSERREQYPPMQNAIHLYVSDTDESYRRALDAGATSLYEPEDMPYGERSAGVKDPFGNHWYIATWLGTDK; from the coding sequence ATGATGGTAAACAAACCGATACGGGATTGCTTTCACACTGTCACGCCTTATCTAATTGTACAGGGAGCCGATAAACTGATTGATTTTCTTATTAAGGCGTTTGAAGCGAGGGAATTAAACCGAACGACAGATTCTGATGGGTTTATCCGACATGCAGAAGTTAAGCTCGGGGATTCAATTATTGAATGTTCGGAAAGACGCGAGCAGTATCCTCCGATGCAGAATGCGATTCATTTGTATGTAAGCGACACTGACGAAAGTTACAGACGTGCACTTGATGCCGGTGCAACATCTCTATATGAGCCGGAGGATATGCCTTACGGAGAACGAAGTGCAGGTGTAAAGGATCCCTTCGGCAATCATTGGTATATTGCTACCTGGCTCGGAACAGACAAATAA